The nucleotide window caaaaacttgGTGACACTCCATAAacttagcaaatagcacatttaaaacaaattggagaaaattatctctcactcaacgcacaattaaactctggaattcattgccgaagatgtggtaaaggcagctagtgtagctaggtttaaaaaagtttggaaaattcttggaagagaattccacaaactgttattaatcagatAGACttggaaagccactacttatccctgggcattagctgCATGGCATCtttctactgtttgggatcctgccaggtgcttgtggcctggattggccactgttggaaacaggatgccgggcttgaccGATCCTCCGTCTGAATTTGGGACCGGAGAGCTGGGCAAGGCCAGCaccatttatgtattttatttatttattaaaatgtatgaatcacTTTCCAGATCCAATCTAGATtgcccaaagcaatgtacaaagcCATAAAATACGAATTATAgcaataaatcattttaaaaaaaacagtaaaatcaaCATCAAATTCTCCTTCCAGTGAGACCGTGGGTGCGGTTGGTCAGGAAGTCCCAGGGCTGCCGAAGCTTTTTGTAGGTTTGGTTGGCAGGGGGAGGGTCTGGAACCGGGGACTCCCAgggttcagctttttttttttaagaatttgggTTTTAGTGGCTGCTGGGGTGCAGGAGACCCAGAACACATGTGGACCTGTGGTGGGATTAAGGGCTGGAGAGGAAGTTGTTCAGAGGGACCTTCTGTTAAGGGGGGGTTTGGTGAGGGGAGGAATTTTAATTACTCTGGTTTTTCACAGGGGACGGTTGTTAAATGTTATAGGTTGGCCTTTAAAAGGGGCGCAGGTTCCTCCACTTTACCTTTGCTCCATTTAGAACTGTTGCTTGAAAGCAAGGGAGAAACGATTTTTCTTCGCACTTATGTTCCATACAGACAGTGAAGTATTCCCTTTTAGAGGTATTTGATGACCTCCTAAGGCGTCAGATCATTGGAATTATTGGTCCTTGTCTGAGTATAATTCAGTTGCGTTGCAGGTGTTTCTCTTGATATTTGCTTAtatttttcttgttgttgttctcctttcttttttcctctcatgcctcttaaatacaatttttaagaAAACTGTGATACTGTGTGATAAGTGTGACTTCATTAAGTGTGTGGTTTGGGGGTAACCCTGCTGTCCAGGACGTCCTTGAGAACTGCCCGGGGCGTGGTAGAAGGAGCTGCGGGTGAAACTGCATTCTTCTCCCCTTACAGACCTATTTCTCCCCTAGTGGTTTCCCCCTCCCTCTGCGATATAGTCAAACTTCCCACAGGGGCACCACAGAGGTGCCGGCCTCGGGTTGGCCAGCGGACATCATGGCATGCAGAGCAGCGAGGCAGGAGTGACCGGGGAttgctccgccccccccccctcggaagaCCTGGACCCGTGCCGGGGGAAGGGCCGGGATGGGGGAAGGTCAGGCGAGGCCCATTTAAGTGGTCAGCATGGGGAGGGCCTGGATCCGGGACTgggaatgtttttattttggaaaGGACTCGGTGGTTAGAGTCTGGTTGGACGCGCGTATGCACGCTGCGCCAGTTCTGAGCTTCTGATGAAATCAGGTCTATCTGTTGGGTGCACCCCCACAGCCACAATGACAGCTAATTTCCAGTGCCCTAGTGCTTTATATATAGAGATCCCTAATGGCTGGAGGTTGGAAAGGAATGAACCGAGTAACCTGTGGTAACCTTTTGCTGTAACATTTCTGCAAGCGGgtaaacctgcacggagcggcagtcgcaaccctaaacaacttgctgggcagactggacggaccatcttggcctttatctgccatcacctGCTCTGTTTCTCCGTTTAATTTGCGTAGGAGCTCCCCTCCATGGTCTGCGGAGTCTTTCTTGAGCGTGAGTGGATTCCCTGACCAGAAAAGCCTGGCCTGAAGCTTCACTTTCCCTCTGTTTGGAAAGAACCCAAGGCCTGTAAAATGCTGTGTCGGGTCTCAGCGGCACAACAGTgtgacacccccccaccccccaccaccaccaccaccttggctGCGAGGACACAAGAAGGGAAGTGACATTGGCAAcatttggacaaaaaaaaaaaatgtgtaaaaaataatataataattatGGCTGAAAACTGGAATGGCCAAAATAGGAGCTTTATTGAATCAGTTGGCAGAGAAATCAGAGAGTAAGCAGGCTACTCTACAACTATCATGCATAAAGTACTAGAACTACAATTGAGTTTTAAATAATTCagccagaacaaaaaaaaatgcattcctaTTGTTATTTCATTTTCCGAGTTTATCTTCTTTCCGGGCTCAGAGCAAGTATTTGAGAGTTATTTCTATTTAGCTACTTCCACCATTGTGCAGCCAAATAAGTAGCCCAAAAATTAAAATCTATCATTATGTACACCGGTGACAATCCCTCACAATTCTTTTCCCCGATTGTCCTATCTTTGGCTCTGAAGATGGGCGATGAGGGTGATCCGGGACAAACACACTCTTATCACCTGGTTTCCGAGCAGGATCGGTGGCCCCGGGTTCTCTTCTCGGTTCTGTTCGCACATACTGTTTCTGTCGCTTTTGCTTTTCCACCCCCTCTTACCATTGTAAGCTTTCAAAGTGCTGAGATCCTTGTAGCAGACTCGTCCTCCACGTGGGGGCAGTCCTGGCTAATAGCCTGGCGTTTCTCTGCTGTTTGTCATCAGCAATCTGTGCAATTCCTACCCCGGTCTAGCTGCAAGTATGATTACAATACGAACAGGCAGTGTAGCTGCTGTGAATCTTTATTTCCGTGACCTTGAATCAATGCATGGAAGTAAAGATAatgtagtccaataaaaaggtatcaccttaattcttttcttgactagctttctgGAGCTAACATTCCCTTCCTCGGATTCTGGGAAAGGGAGTGTCAAACTCCGAAAGCTATGTCAAGAAGTGCACAACCGATGCATGCCGTACCTTTCTCGCCATTACCCTCCACGTTTCCGCATCCCCCCATCCTCCCGCGTTTTACCAATAAAGACACCAGGCTTCAGAACTGCTCATTCACacatcaattttaaaagcgtGGCTCGCTCAAAAAATGCCCACATGCGTGCGAGCAACGCGGATTTTAGAAAGCCGCAAAACAGGCGCATAGGTACCCATGCGTGCACGAGGAATAAGGGGGGGCAGAAAAAGAGCGGGCAATGAGTGTGTCATGGACGTTCCGGGGCAGGGCCAGGACATACGTGCATAActccaaattttttaaaatgaaacccaTAGCTCGTGTGCGCTAGAAATCCGTgtaattttactgctgctcctgaggaggCGCAAGTCTGTGGATCTCAGGTTTTAGGGCtcataggacagggtgagggggtcCCGGTCAACTGGACAGCGTgcgggatgaagaaccagaggggtctgaaagacctcgctattGACCggacaaactgatggactaattggaaaaactgggaacgTGCCTCGTGCGACCACGATTTAAAATCCGCTGATTACACGTGTAAAAGCCGACAAGGTCCTGTTGAAGACACGTGCGAGCTAGCTGTgttcaagtaacctcttaaaattaggagcgtaCTTATGtgcggttggtgcattttaaaacatatgcacctATGGGCATACACGATTAAACATTCTAGTGTATCCTTGCTCGCACACCGATACGTGTGTGTATGGGCCCATGTGCGCTCGTTTCAAAATCAACCTCTTATTGAGTGGGATATAAATGGCCACGGCCTTTACAACTTAAAAAACATTCTGGAAACATGACAACGTCAAAGCTAAGTGCCTAACAAACAACAATAATTTGTAGAATAATGGTAACAGTGATTGATTGATCTTAAAGAATTTCTAACCTGCAAACATAGCATGGGTCGAGGCGgggtacaaaataaaaaaacatatttaattAAAACATCATATAACATCAAATGCATCCACAAAAAAATGACAAGACATACCAGCAagcataatttattatttatttatttatttatttatttatttatttaaagtttcttctataccgatagccgttcgcacatcgtatcggttcacaaaaaacaagaacttttgggcattgcccttacaagtaaaatgtgtagccaagccacacattttactttcagaaattagcgccttattttactttcagaaattagcagaaaaactgcttttctgtgcaccctccgacttaatatcatggcgatattaagttggaggtcccgaagagtaaaaaaagtaaaaaaaaaataaaaaaaaattttgaagtcagccggtggctgtcgggtcgaaaaccggatgctcaattttgccagcgtccggtttccgagcccgtggctgtcagcgggctcgagaaccgatgccggcaaatttgatcgtcggctgtcaaacccgctgacagccaccactccgggCCCGTTTCtccgctgggcctcatttaaatactgtatcgcgcgcacaggcaagtggcccgaaagtgagttgcaatagtgcAATCTAGTCATTATCAGTGCTTGAAGGACAGTCCCAAAATCTTGAGGTTCAAGCAAAGGCTTTAAATGCCTAAGGAGACAATTTATAACATGATGATTTAACTTCTGACTTTATCTGAGGATGGAATGACAATGGTAATATCAAAAATTATGCCTAGATTCCATACTATCTGAGCAATGGGAATACTGTAACTATCGACGTAAACTGCTGGTGGATTATGTGACAGTGGACAACTACTCAAAATAATTAGCTCTGTTTTCTGGACATTTAACATCAAATTTATTATGAAACaacaaactcttcacagatcTTAAACATAGCGACACCAAATCGGAAATTTTTGTCCAAGGTGTATCATAGTGAACAAAGAATTGAATGTCATTGGCGTAAACTTTATAGTTTATGCCGAGATATGGAAAAATTTTACAAAGGGAGGAAAGTTAAATATTAAAGAGGATTGCCGATGTGGCAGAACTCTGACGAACCCTGGTGGACACAGGATTCCAGCTGGAAACCCCATTGTAATTTGCTGGGATCTATTGGATAAGTACAAGGTAAACCAgccatgtactgaaccagatacAGTGATACCTCGGTTCTCGAACATAATTCGTTCCAGGAGGACGGTCGAGAACCAAATTGTTCGAGAACCGAAGCAATGAAACCCAATAGGCCTAATTTGTATATAATACAGTACTGTATGTAGAAAAACATGAGTCTCAACAAGAAATAAAAGTGTACagtatgtattaaaaaaaataaaataaaatgtactgtaAAGTACAGTAAATTGTGTTTCATTTACTGTACCTGTACCAACCTTTATTGTCTTGAAGGGGAGTCCTCTTCAATAAAAACAGAGGGTAACTGCTCTTCGGGTGTTTCTGTTCTCTGTATCTTTTGCTGAGGAGAATCAGAATCTTTCTCTGCAGTTGCTTGTCTGATTTCTTTACGgaagaatttttcaattttttgctgtttttttctcctttcagaAATTTTGCGGAAAGTGGACATAACATTGTCATTAAAAATGTTAACTGCTCTATTTGCTACCACTTTATCAGGGTGATGTTGTTCAACAAAGTTTGCGATTTCTGTCCATTTTGCACACATTTCATGAATAAGGCCACTAGAAATAtcctccactctctcctcttcttcagaAGAAATTTCTTCCACCATATCCTTCTGCTGCTGTTGTTGTAGGTGCATCAGTTCCTCGGTGGTTAACTCAGCAGCGTGACCTTCCACAAGTTCGTTGATGTCATCTTGTTGAATGTCAAGGCCCATGGTCTTTCCTATGGCCACAATATCATCAACCACAGCAACATCTTCATCAACGACAGGAGCTGACTCAGCTTCTAAACCCTCACTGTCCCTTTCGGGCCATAGTTTTCGCCATGCCACATACAATGTGCGATGAGTGACATTACTCCAAGCAGTGTCAATCAAGTTTACACAATTTAGGATGTTGAAGTGTTCTTTCCAAAATTCCCTCAGAGTTAGCTGTGTGTCATTTGTCACTTCAAAGCACTTCCGGAAGAGGGCCTTTGTGTACAATTTCTTGAAATTGGATATGACCTGTTGGTCCATGGGTTGCAGAATAGGGGTTGTATTGGGGGGTAAGAATTTTACTTTGATGAAGCTATAGTCATCAACTAGATCTTCCTCTAAAGCTggggggtgagcaggagcatTGTCCATCACTAATAGACATTTTAAAGgcaattttttttctgccaggtaTTCCTTCACTCGAGGTGCAAAAACTTCACGCACCCACTCTGTAAAGAATTGTCTGGTAACCCAAGCTTTGGTGTTAGACCGCCACATCACAGCCAATTTACTCTTCATTACATTGTGCCTTTTGAATGGCCTGGGATTGTCTGAATGGTAGACAAGCAAGGGTTTTACCTTGCAATCACCACTTGCATTTGCACAAAACAAAAGAGTAAGCCTATCTTTCATAGGCTTGTGCCCTGGTAGCGCTTTCTCCTCTTTGGTTATGTAGGTGTTGGCTGGCATTTTTTTCCAGAATAATCCGGTCTCATCGCAGTTGAACACCTGCTCAGGAACAAACCCTTCTGCCTTGACATAGTCACTAAATTCTTTAATGAAGTTATTAGCAGCCTCCTGGTTTGCACTAGCTGCTTCCCCATGCCTAGTGACGCGATGTATGCCACTTCTATGTCTGAAATTCTCAAACCAACCTCTGCTGGCTTTAAACGTGAAAGCACCTTCACCTGTTTCTTTGTTCAGATCACTGAATATTTGTAGTGCTTTCTCACAAATAACGACCTCATTGATGCTGTCACCTGCTAACtctttttctttaatgaaaataaGGAGCAGCTTCTCCATTTCCTCCATTATCTGAGGCCTTTGCTTAGTTATCAGCGTTACACCTTTGGCAACATTGGCAGCCTTTATAACAGCTTTATTCTTAAGGAAAGTAGAGATAGTTGATTTTGGCATGCCATACTCAGCAGACAGATCCGAAACACGTGTGCCCTGTTCATATTTGGcaatgatttctttcttcagctcaaTAGTTGTTCTCACAGCTTTCCGCTTACCTTTGTCTGCATTACCACTTCTGGCTTTCTTTGGACCCATGTCTAAGGGTTAAATTCAGTGTAAAGCGTGACTCTCTCCACAAAGCgtgactctctctctgcactcacACTGATGACGCAAGCAAGGCGCGCTGGGCCGAATGAACGCCATTCGGCTCAACTCGGCTCATCTCGGAAGTTCGAGTTCCAAATATTTGTTCGGATTCCAAGACAAAAGTTTCTCGAATCTCCTGGTCGAATACCGATTTGGTCGAAAGTCAAGGCGTTCGAGAACCGAGGTATCACTGTATATCAAATGCATGCACCCTTGATAAGAGGATTTCGTGGTCAATCATATCAAATGTGGTTGATATATCTAGGAGGACCATTACATAAGCAGTCCTCCTATCTACCTATGTCCCCACCGGCACTGCATACTAAATAAGTACAAAACACAGCTATAAAAATACCCATGAGGCAGATGCCCTCTAACTTTCCACTCAGTGAAAGTCGTGTGCCGGCTGCATTTCACTCCACGAATGTAACTAGGACGGACCTGTGGCGACTGGCACTCTGTGCACTGGCCACCCTTGCAGCCTTGGAAGGCCACCCTTCCACGGCCTGTGTAAATACCTTTATTTATTTGACCTGGTCTCCTTTAagcctccccggaccacccctgccAGGGTCTGGGCACCAGGCATTTCCGTGTAAGGCCCCCTTTTATGCCCAC belongs to Rhinatrema bivittatum chromosome 7, aRhiBiv1.1, whole genome shotgun sequence and includes:
- the LOC115096223 gene encoding tigger transposable element-derived protein 1-like; this translates as MGPKKARSGNADKGKRKAVRTTIELKKEIIAKYEQGTRVSDLSAEYGMPKSTISTFLKNKAVIKAANVAKGVTLITKQRPQIMEEMEKLLLIFIKEKELAGDSINEVVICEKALQIFSDLNKETGEGAFTFKASRGWFENFRHRSGIHRVTRHGEAASANQEAANNFIKEFSDYVKAEGFVPEQVFNCDETGLFWKKMPANTYITKEEKALPGHKPMKDRLTLLFCANASGDCKVKPLLVYHSDNPRPFKRHNVMKSKLAVMWRSNTKAWVTRQFFTEWVREVFAPRVKEYLAEKKLPLKCLLVMDNAPAHPPALEEDLVDDYSFIKVKFLPPNTTPILQPMDQQVISNFKKLYTKALFRKCFEVTNDTQLTLREFWKEHFNILNCVNLIDTAWSNVTHRTLYVAWRKLWPERDSEGLEAESAPVVDEDVAVVDDIVAIGKTMGLDIQQDDINELVEGHAAELTTEELMHLQQQQQKDMVEEISSEEEERVEDISSGLIHEMCAKWTEIANFVEQHHPDKVVANRAVNIFNDNVMSTFRKISERRKKQQKIEKFFRKEIRQATAEKDSDSPQQKIQRTETPEEQLPSVFIEEDSPSRQ